One genomic region from Homalodisca vitripennis isolate AUS2020 chromosome 6, UT_GWSS_2.1, whole genome shotgun sequence encodes:
- the LOC124364981 gene encoding LOW QUALITY PROTEIN: endoplasmic reticulum-Golgi intermediate compartment protein 2 (The sequence of the model RefSeq protein was modified relative to this genomic sequence to represent the inferred CDS: deleted 1 base in 1 codon), translating into MVRQRKKISLDTVRELDSFPKLPETFVETSRVGGTFSILTCGLISWLIYSEVSYYLQSRFIFKFAPDTDYDAKVKINVDLTVAMPCVHVGADIMDSTGQSVSSFGSLEEEDTWFELSSDQRKYFDSMRYMNSYLREEFHAIQDLLWKSGETNMYGRLPKRKYNPITPPDACRLNGTITLNKVAGNFHITAGQALALPQGHIHMSAFMSDRDYNFTHRIHRFSFGDPSPGIIHPLEGDEKIAPDNMVLYQYFIEAVPTEVSTFMSKSYTYQYSVKDYMRVIDHHRGSHGIPGIFFKYDTSALKIMVSEEREPLDQFLVRLCATVGGIFVTAGFINSIVQYLVKLSFRVMRPQSKYSSMSTSTFHNDSTGMPTPVISLGNHEESPPSTVVPTES; encoded by the exons ATGGTCCGCCAAAGGAAAAAGATATCCTTGGATACTGTTCGAGAGCTTGACTCATTTCCTAAACTACCAGAAACCTTTGTTGAAACTTCAAGGGTCGGTGGAACAT TTTCTATACTTACATGTGGGCTGATTTCATGGCTGATATACTCGGAGGTCTCGTACTATCTGCAGAGTAGATTTATCTTCAAGTTTGCTCCTGACACGGACTATGATGCTAAAGTGAAAATCAATGTTGATCTCACAGTCGCCATGCCTTGTGTCC ATGTAGGAGCTGATATAATGGACTCTACGGGCCAGTCGGTGTCGTCTTTTGGCAGTTTAGAAGAGGAGGATACCTGG TTTGAACTGTCCTCAGACCAGagaaaatattttgatagtaTGAGATACATGAACTCATACCTCCGGGAGGAGTTTCATGCGATCCAGGACCTTCTGTGGAAGTCTGGGGAGACCAACATGTACGGAAGGTTGCCGAAAag GAAATACAACCCGATAACGCCACCAGATGCCTGTCGCCTGAACGGCACAATCACTCTGAACAAGGTGGCAGGCAACTTTCACATCACTGCTGGTCAGGCCCTCGCCCTCCCGCAAGGTCACATTCACATGTCAGCCTTCATGTCCGACAGGGACTACAACTTCACCCACAGGATCCACCGGTTCTCCTTCGGTGACCCGAGTCCTGGCATCATCCATCCGCTGGAGGGTGATGAGAAAATTGCCCCAGACA ACATGGTCCTGTATCAATATTTCATCGAAGCGGTGCCCACAGAAGTGTCCACGTTCATGTCAAAGTCGTACACATACCAGTACTCTGTCAAGGATTATATGAGAGTTATCGACCACCATCGAG GGTCACATGGGATCCCCGGTATATTCTTCAAGTACGACACAAGTGCCCTCAAGATCATGGTTTCCGAGGAACGAGAACCCTTGGATCAGTTCTTGGTCAGGTTATGTGCGACAGTAGGAGGAATCTTTGTTACCGCAG GTTTTATCAACAGTATAGTTCAATACTTAGTGAAGCTGTCGTTCAGAGTCATGCGACCACAATCCAAGTACTCCAGCATGAGTACGAGCACATTTCACAACGATTCCACCGGGATGCCAACTCCCGTTATCTCCCTGGGGAACCATGAGGAGTCGCCACCTTCCACTGTCGTCCCCACAGAGTCATGA